In one Pseudomonas sp. R84 genomic region, the following are encoded:
- a CDS encoding PaaI family thioesterase, which translates to MAENPVFERATRFLSALRHCQVLGLRVHEASSEGLTVILPYSPQIVGNPQTGVIHGGAITSLMDTACGMSTLCVLPEFEVCPTLDLRIDYMHAAEPNKDVYGFAQCYRVTTDVIFARGFAYQDNPEQPIAHVVGTFMRMGKGLKGTKGFGGAIKGAGQ; encoded by the coding sequence TCTTTCAGCGTTAAGACACTGTCAGGTACTTGGTTTGCGAGTACATGAAGCCTCCAGCGAAGGGCTCACGGTGATCCTGCCTTATAGTCCGCAAATCGTCGGTAATCCGCAGACCGGGGTTATTCATGGTGGCGCAATTACCTCGTTAATGGACACCGCTTGCGGGATGTCGACGCTCTGTGTGTTGCCGGAATTCGAAGTCTGCCCGACCCTCGATTTGCGCATTGACTATATGCACGCCGCCGAACCGAACAAAGACGTCTATGGCTTCGCCCAGTGCTACCGGGTAACCACCGATGTGATCTTCGCTCGTGGTTTCGCCTATCAGGACAATCCCGAACAACCCATCGCCCACGTCGTCGGTACGTTCATGCGCATGGGCAAGGGCCTTAAAGGCACCAAAGGCTTCGGCGGCGCGATCAAGGGAGCAGGGCAATGA
- a CDS encoding PaaI family thioesterase, which produces MSDDLKQQLQQAHAEGDYAPLLQLIPYAGLIGIECSRVGDELLFKLPANKDNIGNPLLPAIHGGVIAGFMELAAALHLLIFTETPGVPKIIDFSLDYLRAGQFRDTWAKCQVCRHGRRVANVAITAWQSTESEPIATARAHFKIDEPLKS; this is translated from the coding sequence ATGAGCGATGATCTGAAACAGCAGTTGCAGCAGGCTCACGCTGAGGGCGACTACGCGCCGCTGTTGCAGTTGATTCCCTACGCCGGGCTGATCGGCATCGAATGCTCACGCGTCGGCGATGAATTGCTGTTCAAGCTGCCAGCGAACAAAGACAACATTGGTAACCCTTTATTGCCGGCAATTCATGGCGGGGTGATCGCCGGATTCATGGAGCTGGCGGCGGCACTTCATTTGCTGATCTTTACCGAAACGCCGGGCGTGCCGAAGATCATTGATTTCTCCCTCGATTACCTGCGCGCCGGGCAGTTCCGCGATACCTGGGCCAAGTGTCAGGTCTGCCGCCACGGCCGGCGCGTGGCTAACGTCGCCATTACTGCTTGGCAAAGCACCGAAAGCGAACCGATTGCCACCGCCCGCGCGCACTTCAAAATCGATGAGCCCTTGAAATCCTGA
- the htpG gene encoding molecular chaperone HtpG: MSVETQKETLGFQTEVKQLLHLMIHSLYSNKEIFLRELISNASDAVDKLRFEALAKPELLEGGADLKIRVSFDKDAKTVTLEDNGIGMNRDDVITHLGTIAKSGTADFMKNLSGDQKKDSHLIGQFGVGFYSAFIVADQVDVYSRRAGTPASEGVHWSSKGEGEFEVATIEKPERGTRIVLHLKAAEDEFADGWRLRNIIKKYSDHIALPIELPKEAAAAEGEETPAVEWETVNRASALWTRPRTEVKDEEYQEFYKHIAHDFENPLAWSHNKVEGKLEYSSLLYVPARAPFDLYQREAPKGLKLYVQRVFVMDQAESFLPLYLRFIKGVVDSNDLSLNVSREILQKDPIIDSMKTALTKRVLDMLEKLAKNEPEQYKGFWKNFGQVMKEGPAEDFANKEKIAGLLRFASTNGDDGEQIVGLADYLARAKEGQDKIYYLTGETYAQVKNSPHLEVFRKKGIEVLLLTDRIDEWLMSYLSEFDGKTFVDVARGDLDLGNLDSEEDKKAAEEVAKSKEGLVERLKTALGDSVAEVRVSHRLTDSPAILAIGEQDLGLQMRQILEASGQKVPDSKPIFEFNPSHPLIEKLDGEQSEERFGDLSHILFDQAALAAGDSLKDPAAYVRRLNKLLVELSA, from the coding sequence ATGAGTGTGGAAACTCAAAAGGAAACCCTGGGCTTCCAGACCGAGGTAAAGCAACTGCTGCACCTCATGATCCATTCGCTGTATTCCAACAAGGAAATTTTCCTTCGCGAATTGATCTCGAACGCCTCTGACGCTGTCGACAAGCTGCGCTTCGAAGCCCTGGCCAAGCCAGAGTTGCTCGAAGGTGGCGCTGACCTGAAAATCCGTGTGAGCTTCGACAAGGACGCCAAAACCGTCACTCTCGAAGACAACGGTATCGGCATGAACCGTGATGATGTGATCACCCACCTGGGGACCATCGCCAAATCCGGTACCGCTGATTTCATGAAGAATCTCTCGGGCGATCAAAAGAAAGATTCCCACCTGATCGGCCAGTTCGGTGTGGGCTTCTACTCTGCCTTCATCGTTGCCGACCAGGTTGACGTATACAGCCGTCGCGCCGGCACCCCGGCCAGCGAAGGCGTGCACTGGTCGTCGAAAGGCGAGGGCGAGTTCGAAGTCGCCACCATCGAAAAACCAGAGCGTGGCACGCGCATCGTTCTGCACCTCAAAGCTGCAGAAGACGAGTTTGCTGATGGCTGGCGTCTGCGCAACATCATCAAGAAGTACTCCGACCACATCGCTTTGCCGATCGAGCTGCCGAAAGAAGCGGCTGCTGCCGAAGGCGAAGAGACTCCGGCCGTTGAGTGGGAAACCGTCAACCGCGCCAGCGCCCTGTGGACCCGTCCGCGCACTGAAGTGAAGGACGAGGAATACCAGGAGTTCTACAAGCACATCGCTCACGACTTTGAAAACCCGCTGGCCTGGAGCCACAACAAAGTCGAAGGCAAGCTTGAATACAGCTCGCTGCTGTACGTGCCGGCCCGCGCACCGTTCGACTTGTACCAGCGTGAAGCGCCGAAAGGCCTGAAGCTGTACGTTCAGCGCGTGTTCGTCATGGATCAGGCCGAGTCGTTCCTGCCGCTGTACCTGCGCTTCATCAAAGGTGTGGTCGATTCCAACGACCTGTCGCTGAACGTGTCGCGTGAAATCCTGCAGAAAGACCCGATCATCGATTCGATGAAGACCGCGCTGACCAAGCGCGTGCTCGACATGCTGGAAAAACTGGCGAAGAACGAGCCTGAGCAATACAAGGGCTTCTGGAAGAACTTCGGTCAGGTCATGAAAGAAGGCCCGGCAGAAGACTTCGCCAACAAAGAGAAAATCGCCGGTCTGCTGCGTTTTGCATCGACCAACGGCGACGACGGCGAGCAGATCGTCGGTCTGGCCGACTACCTGGCACGCGCCAAGGAAGGTCAGGACAAGATCTACTACCTGACCGGTGAAACCTACGCGCAGGTCAAGAACAGCCCGCACCTGGAAGTCTTCCGCAAGAAAGGCATCGAAGTGTTGCTGCTGACTGATCGCATCGATGAGTGGCTGATGAGCTACCTCAGCGAGTTTGACGGCAAGACTTTCGTCGACGTGGCACGTGGTGATCTTGATCTGGGCAACCTGGACTCGGAAGAGGACAAGAAAGCCGCAGAAGAAGTCGCCAAGTCCAAAGAAGGTCTGGTTGAGCGTCTGAAAACCGCGCTGGGCGATTCCGTAGCTGAAGTTCGCGTATCGCATCGTCTGACCGATTCGCCTGCCATCCTCGCCATCGGCGAACAGGATCTGGGTCTGCAAATGCGTCAGATCCTCGAAGCCAGCGGGCAGAAAGTGCCGGATTCGAAGCCGATCTTCGAGTTCAACCCGAGCCACCCGCTGATCGAGAAACTCGATGGCGAGCAGAGCGAAGAGCGTTTTGGCGACCTGTCGCACATTCTCTTCGACCAGGCTGCGCTGGCGGCGGGTGACAGCTTGAAAGATCCGGCCGCCTACGTGCGCCGCCTGAACAAGCTGCTGGTTGAACTGTCAGCTTGA
- a CDS encoding dienelactone hydrolase family protein, producing MSQVTVRSVVYQIDGQPYEGRLAFDAEHKGARPGLLMAPNWMGVSAGAEEIAKSVAAKGYVVLIADVYGQAVRPQNADQAGAAMMPLKDDRALLRTRMQAAFEQLQKQGEAAVDTSKLAVFGFCFGGCCALDLARTGAPVKAAVSFHGTLDSPNPADAQNIKGSVLVLHGASDPLVPKEQLPAFEDEMNAANVDWQLLSYGGAVHSFTDPHANVPGKMMYDAKTAKRAFKSMHDLLDEVFKG from the coding sequence ATGAGCCAAGTCACAGTACGTTCCGTGGTCTATCAGATTGACGGCCAGCCTTATGAAGGTCGTCTGGCGTTCGACGCCGAGCACAAAGGCGCGCGTCCGGGTTTGTTGATGGCGCCGAACTGGATGGGTGTCAGTGCTGGTGCCGAAGAGATCGCTAAATCGGTGGCGGCCAAGGGCTACGTGGTGTTGATCGCTGACGTCTACGGTCAGGCCGTGCGTCCGCAGAATGCTGATCAAGCGGGCGCGGCGATGATGCCGTTGAAGGACGATCGTGCGTTGCTGCGCACGCGGATGCAGGCGGCGTTCGAGCAGTTGCAGAAGCAGGGTGAGGCGGCGGTTGATACGTCGAAACTGGCAGTGTTCGGCTTCTGCTTTGGCGGTTGCTGTGCGCTGGATCTGGCTCGCACGGGGGCGCCGGTGAAGGCGGCGGTGTCGTTCCACGGTACGCTGGATTCGCCGAACCCGGCGGATGCGCAGAACATCAAGGGCTCGGTGCTGGTGTTGCACGGTGCTTCCGACCCGTTGGTGCCGAAGGAGCAGTTGCCGGCGTTTGAAGACGAGATGAACGCGGCGAATGTCGATTGGCAGTTGCTCAGCTATGGCGGTGCGGTGCACTCGTTCACTGATCCGCATGCCAATGTGCCGGGCAAGATGATGTACGACGCGAAGACCGCGAAGCGCGCGTTCAAGTCGATGCATGATTTGCTGGATGAAGTGTTCAAGGGCTGA
- a CDS encoding pirin family protein: protein MDTQPLIIRPRAEDVEGQPILRPLPSAKCRSVGPFVFFDHMLETVYPTGKGMNIRQHPHIGLSTLTYLFEGQIQHKDSLGSDQVVSAGDVSWMTAGSAIAHVERTPEPLWDQSFTMHGLQIWLASPKDHEQGPGHYSHHPAATLPVSDNLGVQIRMIAGSGFCLESPVPVLSPTLYAEVNMQTATTLLIPTEHEERAVYVLSGDAQLNGEAIEPHALVVLPAGEEMSLFAESDVHAVVFGGAPLDGPRRINWNFVASDPAAIDQARRKWAAGDWPTVPGEVERIELPR, encoded by the coding sequence ATGGACACGCAACCTCTGATCATCCGTCCGCGCGCCGAAGACGTCGAAGGCCAGCCGATTCTGCGCCCATTGCCGTCAGCCAAATGCCGCAGCGTCGGGCCTTTCGTGTTTTTTGATCACATGCTCGAGACGGTTTATCCGACGGGCAAAGGTATGAACATCCGACAGCATCCGCACATTGGTCTGTCGACGCTCACGTATTTGTTTGAAGGGCAGATTCAGCACAAGGACAGCCTTGGCTCGGACCAGGTGGTCAGCGCTGGAGATGTCAGCTGGATGACCGCCGGCAGCGCGATTGCACACGTCGAGCGCACGCCGGAACCGTTGTGGGACCAGAGCTTCACCATGCACGGCTTGCAGATCTGGCTGGCCTCGCCCAAGGATCATGAACAAGGTCCCGGGCATTACAGCCATCACCCGGCGGCGACATTGCCGGTCAGCGATAACCTCGGCGTACAGATCCGCATGATTGCCGGGTCAGGCTTTTGCCTGGAATCGCCGGTGCCGGTGCTCTCTCCTACGTTGTATGCGGAAGTGAACATGCAAACCGCAACCACTTTGCTGATTCCGACCGAGCATGAAGAGCGGGCGGTTTATGTGCTGAGTGGGGATGCGCAATTGAACGGCGAAGCGATTGAGCCGCATGCGCTGGTTGTGTTGCCGGCTGGGGAAGAGATGAGTTTGTTTGCCGAAAGTGATGTGCACGCGGTGGTGTTTGGCGGCGCGCCGTTGGACGGGCCTCGGCGGATCAACTGGAATTTTGTCGCGAGCGATCCGGCGGCGATTGATCAAGCGCGGCGCAAATGGGCGGCCGGGGATTGGCCGACGGTGCCGGGAGAAGTTGAGCGGATCGAGTTACCGCGCTGA